A window of the Lates calcarifer isolate ASB-BC8 linkage group LG18, TLL_Latcal_v3, whole genome shotgun sequence genome harbors these coding sequences:
- the kmt2e gene encoding inactive histone-lysine N-methyltransferase 2E isoform X3 codes for MSIVIPVGVDTADTSYLDMAAGSEPESVEASPVVVEKSSYPHQIYSSSSHHSHSYIGLPYADHNYGARPPPTPPASPPPSMLIRQGEGGLFVPGGQDEASRGTTLSTSEDGSYGADITRCICGFTHDDGYMICCDKCSAWQHIDCMGIDRQNIPETYLCERCQPRHLDRERAILLQTRKRECLSDGDTSATESGDEVPLELYSTFQHTPTTITLTTGRLGNKQADKKRKKSGEKEPPASSARAKKAFREGSRKSSRVKGAAPEQEPTEHPSLWENKIKTWMERYEEASSNQYSEDVQVLLRVKEQGDGKSLAYNTHPASFKPPVESQVQKNKKILKAVRDLAPDSLIIEYRGKFMLRQQFEANGYFFKRPYPFVLFYSKFDGLEMCVDARSFGNEARFIRRSCTPNSEVRHVIEDGMLHLYIYSLRPITKGTEITIGFDFDYGSCKYKVDCACVKGNQECPVLKHNLEPTENLGSGGRRRGSRKDKETVRDDQGQNQNMGLDGEGKGKSVGDGKQRKLSPLRLSISNNQANPAEQSHLPVGAASSWKGLKHKETREERKMEAILQAFARMEKREKRREQALERIGSVKSEIGGRSDIKEEPPATPETADSPAVMQPLLEVKEEPGLKPAKVKGSRNRKSFSRNRTHIGQQRRRARTISACSDLPPGSPAESVEPLTNETPEGETPTAPEPEAIASQAPDTSPPQSSSPAPDRNRTGSKNFKTKKHFVSEWVGEKQQDRGAVRTPEPAPERPLRISSDPEVLATQLNALPGMACSPQVYSTPKHYVRFSSPFLANRSPTTPGVPTGRRRSRELPETPPTTGSCKKRWLKQALEEEGSTSPARRPSLFMPSEGPLSPSINGDSDSPLPYNGTCSLPELPTPLKKRRLSPLDACMSESSTPYGSPCATPTRADQSETPATPILLATPPRPRTEEPSTEPLPSTPTQTLSAPQESESSVENSPEVSRKPSVQEADRPPSLVSSPCIRAPSSDGLQTETKVSVPESPQPPAVESVECVEDRADGGVVEGSSEASSSTETCASSFPGWIKSPERGPTGPAGLNFSPVNSNLRDLTPSHTLEPLTAPFRPEAAAGTAAGPTAGTGSLVGSQAPFSEGQGQLFYPCSEEGSSLGFSRSLNGDGAGDGGGSAQNPPQKKKVSLLEYRKRQREARRSGSKTECSSPVSTVPPLTVDAFPVALEATSEPPLLPAPTAPCTTPAPTTAAKEPQTNEEAETSGEKGEKEGGEGQWTSSTSVEQARERSYHRALLLSKDKDTDGEAEGGDTPALRDCPSPSLQKTPTHAPCSPGPLAQPPSRSAKEEEGDGQSRTPNPTSQSQSKPAGPKLAPLTPTKLHPTPLPSSPVHYPGSSLLHSPKPQAQGSPYRSQRALFSPQPQNQPQAQAQTGPTSFPQYNSQGAPPPPPPPPPAPPASTAYFPSQSASPAGPFPGFKPAVTPPYPPGSQPMMQTLPHSVHYQSSAAPPPPPPPPPHPMPGPTLLHVNLQPPPIQQHQLMLTTAPPPPPPPQGQTSQQQQQQQQQQQPPPTSGALLSLTPPPPPPPPPPAPSTNPQMQPHHFQNLGGFQPTLLHPGTAANPSVPQSTYPPPLQQTGLPPPPPPPPQQTQQGQAQAAASQMPSGTRGAPASSTPFHSSGYLSTGWP; via the exons ATGAGCATAGTCATCCCAGTAGGGGTGGACACAGCAGACACCTCATACCTGGACATGGCTGCGGGCTCAGA ACCAGAATCGGTGGAGGCCAGCCCTGTGGTAGTGGAAAAGTCCAGCTACCCACACCAGATCTACAGCAGCAGTTCACACCATTCCCACAGTTACATTGGCCTGCCTTACGCT GACCATAACTATGGGGCGCGGCCCCCACCTACGCCGCCggcctcccctcccccctccatgTTGATCCGACAAGGAGAGGGAGGGCTGTTTGTTCCAGGGGGCCAGGACGAAGCATCCAGGGGCACCACGCTCAGCACCTCAGAGGATGGCAGCTACGGGGCTGACATCACCCGCTGCATCTGTGGCTTCACCCACGATGACGGCTACATGATCTGCTGTGACAAGTGCAG CGCCTGGCAGCATATAGACTGCATGGGCATCGACAGGCAGAACATTCCTGAGACCTACCTATGTGAACGCTGCCAACCACGACACCTGGATAGAGAGAGGGCCATTCTGCTGCAGACCAGGAAACGAGAATGTTTGTCTG ATGGGGACACCAGTGCTACAGAGAGTGGAGATGAGGTGCCGCTAGAGTTGTACTCCACCTTCCAACACACGCCTACCACCATCACCCTGACTACTGGGCGCCTTGGCAATAAACAGGCTGATAAAAAACGTAAAAAGAGTGGAGAAAAGGAGCCTCCAGCATCCTCTGCCCGAGCTAAGAAG GCCTTCCGGGAGGGATCCAGAAAGTCCTCCAGAGTAAAG GGTGCAGCTCCAGAGCAGGAGCCAACAGAGCACCCGTCTCTGTGGGAGAACAAGATCAAGACGTGGATGGAGCGTTACGAGGAGGCCAGCAGCAATCAGTACAGTGAGGACGTCCAGGTCCTGTTGCGTGTCAAAGAGCAAGGCGACGGCAAGAGCCTGGCATACAACACGCATCCAGCCTCTTTCAAACCACCTGTGGAG AGTCAAGTTCAGAAGAACAAAAAGATCCTCAAGGCGGTGCGAGACTTGGCCCCAGACTCCCTCATCATTGAGTACAGGGGAAAGTTCATGCTTCGACAGCAGTTTGAGGCCAATGGATACTTCTTTAAGAG GCCATACccatttgtgttattttactCTAAATTTGACGGACTGGAGATGTGCGTGGACGCTCGCAGCTTCGGCAATGAGGCACGCTTCATCCGTCGTTCCTGCACCCCCAATTCTGAA GTGCGGCACGTCATTGAAGATGGCATGCTGCATTTATACATCTACTCATTAAGACCTATCACCAAGGGCACAGAGATCACCATTGGGTTTGATTTTGACTATGGCAGCTG TAAATACAAGGTTGACTGTGCCTGTGTGAAGGGGAACCAGGAGTGCCCGGTGCTCAAGCACAACCTAGAGCCCACGGAGAACCTGGGCTCTGGAGGCCGGCGTCGAGGGAGTCGTAAGGACAAGGAGACGGTCCGGGACGACCAGGGCCAGAACCAGAACATGGGGTTGGACGGCGAGGGGAAGGGCAAGAGTGTAGGCGACggcaaacagagaaaactctctcctctccgCCTCTCTATCTCAAACAACCAG GCCAACCCAGCGGAGCAGTCCCATCTCCCTGTCGGGGCGGCTTCCAGCTGGAAGGGACTGAAACACAAGGAG ACACgagaagagaggaagatggaggcCATCCTGCAAGCCTTTGCCCGcatggagaagagagagaaacgcAGGGAGCAGGCCCTGGAGCGAATCGGTAGTGTCAAGTCAGAGATTGGGGGTCGCAGTGACATCAAGGAAGAGCCTCCAGCCACGCCAGAGACGGCAGATTCCCCAGCTGTCATGCAG CCACTTCTGGAGGTGAAAGAGGAGCCAGGATTAAAGCCGGCAAAGGTCAAAGGCTCGAGAAACAGGAAAAGCTTCTCAAGAAACCGCACGCACATCGGCCAGCAGCGCCGGCGAGCTCGCACCATCAGCGCCTGCTCTGACTTGCCCCCGGGCTCTCCAGCTGAGTCCGTGGAGCCGCTGACCAATGAAACCCCCGAGGGAGAAACCCCCACTGCGCCAGAGCCGGAGGCCATCGCTTCCCAAGCACCGGACACCAGCCCTCCGCAGAGCAGCTCACCTGCGCCTGACAGAAACCGCACCGGGAGCAAGAACTTCAAAACTAAAAAG CACTTTGTCAGTGAATGGGTgggagagaagcagcaggaccGCGGTGCAGTGCGAACCCCAGAGCCGGCCCCAGAGAGACCGCTGAGAATAAGCAGTGACCCCGAAGTACTCGCCACGCAGCTCAACGCCCTACCAGGCATGGCTTGCTCGCCCCAGGTCTACAGCACGCCCAAACACTACGTCCGCTTCTCGTCCCCATTCCTGGCAAACCGCAGCCCCACCACTCCTGGAGTCCCCACAGGGAGACGGCGATCCAGAGAACTGCCAGAAACGCCGCCAACCACAGGCTCCTGCAAGAAG CGATGGTTGAAGCAGGCTCTAGAGGAGGAGGGCTCCACCAGCCCAGCTAGACGACCGAGCCTCTTCATGCCCAGCGAGGGTCCTCTCAGCCCCTCCATTAATGGAGACTCTGACAGCCCTCTACCTTACAATGGCACGTGCTCGCTACCAG aGTTGCCCACACCTTTGAAAAAGCGGCGGTTGAGTCCCTTAGATGCCTGTATGTCCGAGAGCTCAACGCCCTACGGCTCCCCTTGTGCCACGCCCACTAGGGCAGACCAGTCAGAGACACCCGCAACACCCATCTTGCTGGCTACCCCACCACGTCCCCGAACCGAGGAGCCAAGTACAGAGCCCCTGCCCAGCACCCCAACGCAAACACTTAGTGCCCCTCAGGAG AGTGAATCTTCAGTGGAGAACTCACCAGAGGTCAGCCGGAAACCCAGTGTGCAAGAG GCGGATCGCCCCCCTTCGTTGGTCTCCTCCCCATGCATCAGGGCTCCCAGCTCAGACGGACtccagacagaaacaaaggtgTCAGTTCCAGAGAGCCCGCAGCCTCCAGCCGTGGAGTCTGTGGAATGCGTAGAGGACAGGGCAGACGGCGGGGTTGTAGAAGGCAGTAGTGAGGCTTCTTCATCCACAGAAACATGTGCTTCCTCTTTTCCCGGCTGGATTAAAAGCCCTGAGAGAGGCCCGACTGGACCAGCTGGCCTGAACTTCTCCCCAGTCAACTCAAACTTAAGGGACCTCACCCCCTCACATACCCTGGAGCCTCTGACAGCTCCCTTCAGGcctgaggctgcagctgggACTGCAGCAGGGCCCACAGCAGGGACGGGGTCATTGGTTGGCTCTCAGGCTCCCTTCAGTGAAGGCCAGGGGCAGCTCTTTTACCCCTGCTCTGAGGAGGGAAGTTCACTCGGCTTCTCGCGCTCGTTGAACGGGGATGGTGCCGGCGACGGAGGAGGGTCAGCGCAGAACCCTCCACAGAAGAAAAAG GTTTCTCTGCTCGAATACAGAAAGCGTCAACGAGAAGCCCGTCGCAGCGGCTCCAAGACCGAGTGCAGCTCTCCCGTTTCCACCGTGCCACCTCTGACCGTGGACGCCTTTCCCGTTGCTTTGGAGGCCACCAGTGAGCCACCTCTACTCCCAGCTCCCACAGCTCCCTGCACCACCCCCGCCCCCACCACTGCCGCAAAGGAGCCCCAAACTAATGAGGAGGCAGAGACTtctggagagaaaggagagaaggaaggaggagagggacagTG GACGTCGTCGACTTCTGTAGAGCAGGCTCGAGAGCGGAGCTAccacagagctctgctgctcagtAAAGATAAAGACACAG ACGGTGAGGCAGAGGGTGGTGATACACCTGCACTGAGAGACTGTCCATCGCCAAGTCTTCAAAAGACCCCGACCCACGCA ccctGCTCTCCTGGTCCTCTTGCTCAGCCTCCCAGTCGGTCGGCGAAGGAGGAAGAAGGTGATGGTCAGTCTCGGACCCCAAACCCAACAAGCCAGTCACAGAGCAAGCCTGCAGGACCTAAGCTGGCGCCTCTGACCCCGACAAAGCTGCATCCCACCCCGTTGCCCTCCTCTCCGGTCCACTACCCTGgatcctccctcctccactctccCAAGCCTCAGGCTCAGGGCTCCCCCTACCGCAGCCAGAGGGCGCTGTTCTCTCCTCAGCCTCAAAACCAGCCCCAGGCCCAGGCTCAGACCGGCCCCACTAGTTTCCCCCAGTATAACTCGCAGGGtgctccaccaccacctccccctcctccaccagcacCGCCAGCCTCCACGGCTTATTTTCCCAGCCAGAGCGCCTCACCTGCCGGACCTTTCCCTGGGTTTAAACCTGCCGTCACACCTCCGTACCCTCCCGGTTCTCAGCCCATGATGCAGACTCTTCCCCACAGTGTGCACTATCAGAGCTCGGCCGCTCCACCACCaccgcctcctccacctccacacccaATGCCCGGCCCCACCCTGCTGCACGTCAACCTGCAGCCTCCCCCCATCCAGCAGCATCAGCTTATGCTGACCACCGCTCCCCCTCCGCCTCCTCCCCCACAGGGCCAGAcctcgcagcagcagcagcagcagcagcagcagcagcaacctcCTCCTACCAGTGGTGCCCTGCTGTCACTCAcccctcctccgcctcctccccCGCCTCCCCCGGCCCCATCGACCAACCCACAAATGCAGCCCCACCACTTTCAGAACTTAGGGGGGTTTCAGCCGACATTGCTGCACCCAGGCACCGCTGCCAATCCCTCAGTGCCCCAATCTACGTACCCCCCGCCCCTTCAGCAGACCGGActgcctccacctccccctcctcctccccaacAGACTCAACAAGGCCAGGCCCAGGCCGCCGCCTCCCAGATGCCTTCTGGGACTCGTGGAGCTCCTGCGTCCTCGACCCCCTTCCACAGCTCGGGGTACCTGAGCACAGGGTGGCCCTGA
- the kmt2e gene encoding inactive histone-lysine N-methyltransferase 2E isoform X1 yields the protein MSIVIPVGVDTADTSYLDMAAGSEPESVEASPVVVEKSSYPHQIYSSSSHHSHSYIGLPYADHNYGARPPPTPPASPPPSMLIRQGEGGLFVPGGQDEASRGTTLSTSEDGSYGADITRCICGFTHDDGYMICCDKCSAWQHIDCMGIDRQNIPETYLCERCQPRHLDRERAILLQTRKRECLSDGDTSATESGDEVPLELYSTFQHTPTTITLTTGRLGNKQADKKRKKSGEKEPPASSARAKKAFREGSRKSSRVKGAAPEQEPTEHPSLWENKIKTWMERYEEASSNQYSEDVQVLLRVKEQGDGKSLAYNTHPASFKPPVESQVQKNKKILKAVRDLAPDSLIIEYRGKFMLRQQFEANGYFFKRPYPFVLFYSKFDGLEMCVDARSFGNEARFIRRSCTPNSEVRHVIEDGMLHLYIYSLRPITKGTEITIGFDFDYGSCKYKVDCACVKGNQECPVLKHNLEPTENLGSGGRRRGSRKDKETVRDDQGQNQNMGLDGEGKGKSVGDGKQRKLSPLRLSISNNQDPELYEDLEDKTSVSNEVEMESEEQIAERRRKMANPAEQSHLPVGAASSWKGLKHKETREERKMEAILQAFARMEKREKRREQALERIGSVKSEIGGRSDIKEEPPATPETADSPAVMQPLLEVKEEPGLKPAKVKGSRNRKSFSRNRTHIGQQRRRARTISACSDLPPGSPAESVEPLTNETPEGETPTAPEPEAIASQAPDTSPPQSSSPAPDRNRTGSKNFKTKKHFVSEWVGEKQQDRGAVRTPEPAPERPLRISSDPEVLATQLNALPGMACSPQVYSTPKHYVRFSSPFLANRSPTTPGVPTGRRRSRELPETPPTTGSCKKRWLKQALEEEGSTSPARRPSLFMPSEGPLSPSINGDSDSPLPYNGTCSLPELPTPLKKRRLSPLDACMSESSTPYGSPCATPTRADQSETPATPILLATPPRPRTEEPSTEPLPSTPTQTLSAPQESESSVENSPEVSRKPSVQEADRPPSLVSSPCIRAPSSDGLQTETKVSVPESPQPPAVESVECVEDRADGGVVEGSSEASSSTETCASSFPGWIKSPERGPTGPAGLNFSPVNSNLRDLTPSHTLEPLTAPFRPEAAAGTAAGPTAGTGSLVGSQAPFSEGQGQLFYPCSEEGSSLGFSRSLNGDGAGDGGGSAQNPPQKKKVSLLEYRKRQREARRSGSKTECSSPVSTVPPLTVDAFPVALEATSEPPLLPAPTAPCTTPAPTTAAKEPQTNEEAETSGEKGEKEGGEGQWTSSTSVEQARERSYHRALLLSKDKDTDGEAEGGDTPALRDCPSPSLQKTPTHAPCSPGPLAQPPSRSAKEEEGDGQSRTPNPTSQSQSKPAGPKLAPLTPTKLHPTPLPSSPVHYPGSSLLHSPKPQAQGSPYRSQRALFSPQPQNQPQAQAQTGPTSFPQYNSQGAPPPPPPPPPAPPASTAYFPSQSASPAGPFPGFKPAVTPPYPPGSQPMMQTLPHSVHYQSSAAPPPPPPPPPHPMPGPTLLHVNLQPPPIQQHQLMLTTAPPPPPPPQGQTSQQQQQQQQQQQPPPTSGALLSLTPPPPPPPPPPAPSTNPQMQPHHFQNLGGFQPTLLHPGTAANPSVPQSTYPPPLQQTGLPPPPPPPPQQTQQGQAQAAASQMPSGTRGAPASSTPFHSSGYLSTGWP from the exons ATGAGCATAGTCATCCCAGTAGGGGTGGACACAGCAGACACCTCATACCTGGACATGGCTGCGGGCTCAGA ACCAGAATCGGTGGAGGCCAGCCCTGTGGTAGTGGAAAAGTCCAGCTACCCACACCAGATCTACAGCAGCAGTTCACACCATTCCCACAGTTACATTGGCCTGCCTTACGCT GACCATAACTATGGGGCGCGGCCCCCACCTACGCCGCCggcctcccctcccccctccatgTTGATCCGACAAGGAGAGGGAGGGCTGTTTGTTCCAGGGGGCCAGGACGAAGCATCCAGGGGCACCACGCTCAGCACCTCAGAGGATGGCAGCTACGGGGCTGACATCACCCGCTGCATCTGTGGCTTCACCCACGATGACGGCTACATGATCTGCTGTGACAAGTGCAG CGCCTGGCAGCATATAGACTGCATGGGCATCGACAGGCAGAACATTCCTGAGACCTACCTATGTGAACGCTGCCAACCACGACACCTGGATAGAGAGAGGGCCATTCTGCTGCAGACCAGGAAACGAGAATGTTTGTCTG ATGGGGACACCAGTGCTACAGAGAGTGGAGATGAGGTGCCGCTAGAGTTGTACTCCACCTTCCAACACACGCCTACCACCATCACCCTGACTACTGGGCGCCTTGGCAATAAACAGGCTGATAAAAAACGTAAAAAGAGTGGAGAAAAGGAGCCTCCAGCATCCTCTGCCCGAGCTAAGAAG GCCTTCCGGGAGGGATCCAGAAAGTCCTCCAGAGTAAAG GGTGCAGCTCCAGAGCAGGAGCCAACAGAGCACCCGTCTCTGTGGGAGAACAAGATCAAGACGTGGATGGAGCGTTACGAGGAGGCCAGCAGCAATCAGTACAGTGAGGACGTCCAGGTCCTGTTGCGTGTCAAAGAGCAAGGCGACGGCAAGAGCCTGGCATACAACACGCATCCAGCCTCTTTCAAACCACCTGTGGAG AGTCAAGTTCAGAAGAACAAAAAGATCCTCAAGGCGGTGCGAGACTTGGCCCCAGACTCCCTCATCATTGAGTACAGGGGAAAGTTCATGCTTCGACAGCAGTTTGAGGCCAATGGATACTTCTTTAAGAG GCCATACccatttgtgttattttactCTAAATTTGACGGACTGGAGATGTGCGTGGACGCTCGCAGCTTCGGCAATGAGGCACGCTTCATCCGTCGTTCCTGCACCCCCAATTCTGAA GTGCGGCACGTCATTGAAGATGGCATGCTGCATTTATACATCTACTCATTAAGACCTATCACCAAGGGCACAGAGATCACCATTGGGTTTGATTTTGACTATGGCAGCTG TAAATACAAGGTTGACTGTGCCTGTGTGAAGGGGAACCAGGAGTGCCCGGTGCTCAAGCACAACCTAGAGCCCACGGAGAACCTGGGCTCTGGAGGCCGGCGTCGAGGGAGTCGTAAGGACAAGGAGACGGTCCGGGACGACCAGGGCCAGAACCAGAACATGGGGTTGGACGGCGAGGGGAAGGGCAAGAGTGTAGGCGACggcaaacagagaaaactctctcctctccgCCTCTCTATCTCAAACAACCAG GATCCTGAGTTATATGAGGATCTAGAAGACAAAACCTCCGTTAGCAATGAAGTAGAGATGGAGTCAGAGGAGCAGAttgcagagaggaggaggaagatg GCCAACCCAGCGGAGCAGTCCCATCTCCCTGTCGGGGCGGCTTCCAGCTGGAAGGGACTGAAACACAAGGAG ACACgagaagagaggaagatggaggcCATCCTGCAAGCCTTTGCCCGcatggagaagagagagaaacgcAGGGAGCAGGCCCTGGAGCGAATCGGTAGTGTCAAGTCAGAGATTGGGGGTCGCAGTGACATCAAGGAAGAGCCTCCAGCCACGCCAGAGACGGCAGATTCCCCAGCTGTCATGCAG CCACTTCTGGAGGTGAAAGAGGAGCCAGGATTAAAGCCGGCAAAGGTCAAAGGCTCGAGAAACAGGAAAAGCTTCTCAAGAAACCGCACGCACATCGGCCAGCAGCGCCGGCGAGCTCGCACCATCAGCGCCTGCTCTGACTTGCCCCCGGGCTCTCCAGCTGAGTCCGTGGAGCCGCTGACCAATGAAACCCCCGAGGGAGAAACCCCCACTGCGCCAGAGCCGGAGGCCATCGCTTCCCAAGCACCGGACACCAGCCCTCCGCAGAGCAGCTCACCTGCGCCTGACAGAAACCGCACCGGGAGCAAGAACTTCAAAACTAAAAAG CACTTTGTCAGTGAATGGGTgggagagaagcagcaggaccGCGGTGCAGTGCGAACCCCAGAGCCGGCCCCAGAGAGACCGCTGAGAATAAGCAGTGACCCCGAAGTACTCGCCACGCAGCTCAACGCCCTACCAGGCATGGCTTGCTCGCCCCAGGTCTACAGCACGCCCAAACACTACGTCCGCTTCTCGTCCCCATTCCTGGCAAACCGCAGCCCCACCACTCCTGGAGTCCCCACAGGGAGACGGCGATCCAGAGAACTGCCAGAAACGCCGCCAACCACAGGCTCCTGCAAGAAG CGATGGTTGAAGCAGGCTCTAGAGGAGGAGGGCTCCACCAGCCCAGCTAGACGACCGAGCCTCTTCATGCCCAGCGAGGGTCCTCTCAGCCCCTCCATTAATGGAGACTCTGACAGCCCTCTACCTTACAATGGCACGTGCTCGCTACCAG aGTTGCCCACACCTTTGAAAAAGCGGCGGTTGAGTCCCTTAGATGCCTGTATGTCCGAGAGCTCAACGCCCTACGGCTCCCCTTGTGCCACGCCCACTAGGGCAGACCAGTCAGAGACACCCGCAACACCCATCTTGCTGGCTACCCCACCACGTCCCCGAACCGAGGAGCCAAGTACAGAGCCCCTGCCCAGCACCCCAACGCAAACACTTAGTGCCCCTCAGGAG AGTGAATCTTCAGTGGAGAACTCACCAGAGGTCAGCCGGAAACCCAGTGTGCAAGAG GCGGATCGCCCCCCTTCGTTGGTCTCCTCCCCATGCATCAGGGCTCCCAGCTCAGACGGACtccagacagaaacaaaggtgTCAGTTCCAGAGAGCCCGCAGCCTCCAGCCGTGGAGTCTGTGGAATGCGTAGAGGACAGGGCAGACGGCGGGGTTGTAGAAGGCAGTAGTGAGGCTTCTTCATCCACAGAAACATGTGCTTCCTCTTTTCCCGGCTGGATTAAAAGCCCTGAGAGAGGCCCGACTGGACCAGCTGGCCTGAACTTCTCCCCAGTCAACTCAAACTTAAGGGACCTCACCCCCTCACATACCCTGGAGCCTCTGACAGCTCCCTTCAGGcctgaggctgcagctgggACTGCAGCAGGGCCCACAGCAGGGACGGGGTCATTGGTTGGCTCTCAGGCTCCCTTCAGTGAAGGCCAGGGGCAGCTCTTTTACCCCTGCTCTGAGGAGGGAAGTTCACTCGGCTTCTCGCGCTCGTTGAACGGGGATGGTGCCGGCGACGGAGGAGGGTCAGCGCAGAACCCTCCACAGAAGAAAAAG GTTTCTCTGCTCGAATACAGAAAGCGTCAACGAGAAGCCCGTCGCAGCGGCTCCAAGACCGAGTGCAGCTCTCCCGTTTCCACCGTGCCACCTCTGACCGTGGACGCCTTTCCCGTTGCTTTGGAGGCCACCAGTGAGCCACCTCTACTCCCAGCTCCCACAGCTCCCTGCACCACCCCCGCCCCCACCACTGCCGCAAAGGAGCCCCAAACTAATGAGGAGGCAGAGACTtctggagagaaaggagagaaggaaggaggagagggacagTG GACGTCGTCGACTTCTGTAGAGCAGGCTCGAGAGCGGAGCTAccacagagctctgctgctcagtAAAGATAAAGACACAG ACGGTGAGGCAGAGGGTGGTGATACACCTGCACTGAGAGACTGTCCATCGCCAAGTCTTCAAAAGACCCCGACCCACGCA ccctGCTCTCCTGGTCCTCTTGCTCAGCCTCCCAGTCGGTCGGCGAAGGAGGAAGAAGGTGATGGTCAGTCTCGGACCCCAAACCCAACAAGCCAGTCACAGAGCAAGCCTGCAGGACCTAAGCTGGCGCCTCTGACCCCGACAAAGCTGCATCCCACCCCGTTGCCCTCCTCTCCGGTCCACTACCCTGgatcctccctcctccactctccCAAGCCTCAGGCTCAGGGCTCCCCCTACCGCAGCCAGAGGGCGCTGTTCTCTCCTCAGCCTCAAAACCAGCCCCAGGCCCAGGCTCAGACCGGCCCCACTAGTTTCCCCCAGTATAACTCGCAGGGtgctccaccaccacctccccctcctccaccagcacCGCCAGCCTCCACGGCTTATTTTCCCAGCCAGAGCGCCTCACCTGCCGGACCTTTCCCTGGGTTTAAACCTGCCGTCACACCTCCGTACCCTCCCGGTTCTCAGCCCATGATGCAGACTCTTCCCCACAGTGTGCACTATCAGAGCTCGGCCGCTCCACCACCaccgcctcctccacctccacacccaATGCCCGGCCCCACCCTGCTGCACGTCAACCTGCAGCCTCCCCCCATCCAGCAGCATCAGCTTATGCTGACCACCGCTCCCCCTCCGCCTCCTCCCCCACAGGGCCAGAcctcgcagcagcagcagcagcagcagcagcagcagcaacctcCTCCTACCAGTGGTGCCCTGCTGTCACTCAcccctcctccgcctcctccccCGCCTCCCCCGGCCCCATCGACCAACCCACAAATGCAGCCCCACCACTTTCAGAACTTAGGGGGGTTTCAGCCGACATTGCTGCACCCAGGCACCGCTGCCAATCCCTCAGTGCCCCAATCTACGTACCCCCCGCCCCTTCAGCAGACCGGActgcctccacctccccctcctcctccccaacAGACTCAACAAGGCCAGGCCCAGGCCGCCGCCTCCCAGATGCCTTCTGGGACTCGTGGAGCTCCTGCGTCCTCGACCCCCTTCCACAGCTCGGGGTACCTGAGCACAGGGTGGCCCTGA